A window of Mycolicibacterium holsaticum DSM 44478 = JCM 12374 genomic DNA:
TGGTGAACTCGTCACCGCCGCGCAGGATGCCGAGCATGAGGTGCTCGCATCCGATCGTGCTGTCCTTGTGCGCCAGCGTTTCCCGCAGCGCGAGTTCGAGCACCTTCTTGGCGGGCTTGGTGAGCGGGACGTGGCCGAAACGACGGCTGCGCCGGCCGGACTTGCCGAACGCGTTGTCCCAGGCATCCTTTCCGAACGCCCGATTCACCCGGTCACGGACGGCATTCAGGTCGATGCCGATCGACTTCAGCGCCTCGGCGTCGTCGTCGAACAGCGGATCACCCGATGGTGAATGTGCGTCCAGCCGTTCGCGGACCACCTGGGCGGTCAACCCGTAGCCGCTCAGCAGCCCGGCCAGGTCGCGCCCGGCACTCTGCAGGACGCCGACCAAGAGATGTTGGGGACCGATCGCTTCGGACTCCCGTTCGCGCGCCTCTTCCTGGGCAAGCGTCACCGAGACGCGGGCGCTGCGGCTGAACCGCTCGAACATGTCATTTCCTCCTGTTGTGCTTCTGGTGTACGGCTTGTCGGCTGACCCCCAGCGCGCCGGCGATGGCCTGCCAGCTCCAGCCCTGTTCGCGCGCGTTCGCGACGTGGATCGCCTCCATCCGCTGCTGGAATCGCTGCAGCGCGTGCACGGCCTTCAGGCCGACCGCCGGGTCGGTGCTGGTCAGAGCGTCGATATCGATCACGCTGTCAACTTTACTTGACGTCAACGGTCGCGACAAGACGTGTGCGCCTACCCTCGCCGGGGTAACCAACGCTGTCCGCATCCCGAAAGGCCCTGAATGACCGCAGCACGCACCGGACTCGACCGCCGCGATATCGCCGACGCGCACCGCATCGCCACCGCGGTCTCCGAGGCGTTCTCCGCCAAGGTCGTCGGGCAGGAGAACCTGCGCGAGTCGCTGCTCATCGGCCTGCTCACCGGCGGACACGTCCTCATCGAAAGCGTTCCGGGTCTGGCCAAGACGACGGCCGCGCGGGTGATCGCCGAATCCATCCACGGCGGGTTCCAGCGCATCCAGTGCACCCCGGACCTGTTGCCCAGCGACATCATCGGCACCCAGGTGTACGAAGCCGCGACGAACTCGTTTGTCACCCAACTGGGCCCGGTGCACACCAACATCGTGTTGCTCGACGAGATCAACAGGTCCAGCGCCAAGACGCAGAGCGCGATGCTCGAGGCGATGGAGGAGCGCCAGACCACCATCGCGGGCACCGTCTACCCGATCCCGGAGCCGTTCCTGGTGATCGCCACCCAGAACCCGGTGGACCAGGAAGGCACCTATCCGCTGTCCGAAGCGCAGACCGACCGGTTCATGATCAAGGAGATCCTCGGCTACCCCTCCGCCGAACAAGAGGTCGAGGTCATGTTCCGGATGGACGCCGGGCTCTACGACCGCGAGCACCGCGCACGACCGGTCGTCACCCTCGACGATGTGCGGCGCGCGCAGCACGTCGTGCGCAACGTGCACATGGACCAGGCGCTGATGCTTTACGCCGGCCGACTCGTCGGCGCCACCCGCAACCCCGAGCAGTTCCTGCCCGCCCAGCTGGCCCGGCTCGTCGAGTACGGCGCCAGCCCGCGCGCCACCATCGCGTTGTGCCAGACCGCGCGGGCCCTCGCGGTGCTGTCCGGCCGCGCCCACGTCGTTCCCGACGACATCGCCAAGCTCGCGCACCGGGTGCTGCGGCACCGGCTGATCCTGGGGTTCGAGGCGGCCAGCAAGGGCATCACGTCCGAGCGCATCATCGAGGCTGTCCTGCAGGCGATCCGGGTGCCCTAACGGTGGGCCAGCATCTCAACCGTGCCAAGGCGCATTTCGGCACCGATACCCGCGGAATGCTGGAGGGCGGACGCTACGCGCTGCTGCACACCCGCAGCCTGGAATTCGACGAGCTGCGCCCCTACGTGCCCGGAGACGACGTCCGCGACATCGACTGGAAGGCTTCCGCGCGCTCGGGGCAGGTGCTGATCAAACGGTTCGTCTCCGAGAAGCACCACAAGATCCTGCTGGTCGCCGACGCCGGCCGCAACATGTCGGCGCTGACCCCCAGCGGCGAGACGAAACGCGATGTGGCGGCGTACATCCTGGGCGCGTTCGGTCTGATCACCCTCGGCCGGGCCGACCAGATCGGCATGGTCTACGGCGACACCCGCGGCTGTGTCAACATCCGGCAGCGACGCGGCGAAACCCACATCGAAAACATGCTGCACCGGTTCTACGCGCACACCCTCGCGCAGCCCGCCGTCAGCGACATCGTGTGCCAACTCGATTACGTCGCGACCCATTACCGCCATTCGATGTTGGTGATCGTGGTCTCCGACGAACCCGACGCCGACGGCCGCCTCGCCGACGCCGTCGACCGGTTGCGGGCCCGCCACAACGTGATGTGGGCGATGGTCTCCGACATGTCCGCGGTCGACGACGACCGCGGCGGCTACGACGTCGGCTCCGGCCGTTTCGTACTGAGCAGCGCCATGCTGGGGCCGCGGGTGCTGGCCGCCTACCGACGCGCCGAACAGGCCCGCGCACATCAACTCAACGAGTTTCTGACCTCCCGTGCGATCCCCTACGCCACCATCGGCGCCGGCAGTGAGATCCGGCCCCGGCTCGTCGAGTTGACCGAGGTGTTCGCCCGTGCCGGATGACCTGCTGCGCTTCGTCATCGGCCCCACCCCGTACTCGGCGTGGTGGCTGTGGCTGGCGATCACGCTGATGTTGATCGTGATCGGCTGGTACACCGTGGTTTTCGTGTGGACACTGCCGTCATATCGGCTGCGCCGCCTGCCCGTCATCCGGTCGTGGCACGCCGCCCTGCTGCGGCGCCGGTTCGCGCGCACGATCAGCGCGGTCGCCGGTCAACACCGACGCGGTGAGCTGTCGGCACCGCAGGCGGCCGCCCGGATGAGCCACACGTTGCGCAGCTTTCTGCATCAGAGGACCGGCACCCCGGCGCAGTACATGCACGTCGAGACCATCGCCGCCAGCGACCTCGCGCCGGCTGCGCCGTTGTTCGAGGCGCTGGGCGACGCGCAGTTCAACGCCGCATCACCGGTGGATATCGACCAGACCGGTTCGGCTGTCGAGGAATTGGTGCGCACGTGGCCCTGACTTGGTGGCCGGTGGCGGTGGTCGGCGTCATCTGCCTTGCCGCAGCCGTCGCGCTGGCGGTGCTGCCGCCGTTGGACCGCGAGACCCGCCAGTTGCGCCCGCTCGCGAACACGGCGCGGTTGACGCGTCTCCCCGAATACGCCCGCGTCGCGCGGACCAGGCTGATGTCGACGATCGTGACGATCGTCTTACTGCTGATCCTGTTCGCCGCCGCGGTACTGGCCAGCGCCAGGCCCAGCGGATGGTGGTCGTCGTCGCGCGCCGAAGACGCCCCGCACGACATCATGCTCTGCGTCGGCCAACCCGTCACCGACCAGACCACCGCGGCGTTCCTGTCGCACTTCGCCGCGCAGGCCAGAACCTACGGCACCCAGCGCATCGGGTTGACCTCACCGAACCGCAGGGTGATACCGCTCACCCGGGACTACGCCTACGCCGCCGAGACGCTCAGCGACATCGCCGAGGCCGGGCGCGCCCCCGCTGACCCAGAGGTGTCCCCCGCCCAGCGGGCCGCCAAACGCAGTGCCATCGCGTCGTTTTCGCCCGCGGTGTCCTACCTCGACTACGCGCCAAGCGTCGCCGACCTCCTGGCGTTGTGTATCACCGGACTTCCGCCGTTCGACGCACCGAGCACGCATCGGCGCTCGCTGATCTACCTGGGGCCCGGTGAGCTTCGCGCACCCGACGAACAACGGCCGTCGCTGCTGGACGCTCAGCAGGTGGCCGACATGGCCGAAAAGGCGGGTATCCAAGTCAACCTGCTCGCCACGTCACCGGGCGCTGTTCGCGACATCGCCGAATCGACGGGCGGTCAGGCTGTTTCGCTCGACACCGGCGACGCGGGCTTGACTCGGGCCCTCGACGGGATCGCGGCCAACCCGCCCGATTCCGCCGCAAAGGCGGACACCGTCACCGCGTGGTACGGGGACACGCCGAGCCTTCCGTTGACCGTCGCGGTGGTGGCGTCGGCGCTGCTGGCGTTGGTGTTGGTGGTGGTGCGGCGATGACGTTCATGCCGGTGGTTCCCGCGGTGATCCTGCTGGTGATCGCCGCGGCGGTCGTCGTCCTGCGACTGGTCACCATGCGGCAACTGGCGACCGGGCCACGCCAGCGCTGGGCCACGGTCTGGCGCTGGTCGGGGTTGACGCTCGCGCTGCTGCTGATGCTGATCGCGGCCGCCCGCCCCGGAATCGGGCACAGCGGGCCGCAACAGGCGACCACGGCGCGATCCGGTGACACCACCAACGTCTTTTTTCTCGTCGACCGGTCCACCGATGCCCTCGACGCGGTCCGCGAGGACATCGCGGCCCTGATCGAGCAGCACCCGCAGGCGCGGTTCGCGGTGCTCGGCTTCGCTTCGCGGCCGTCGCTGGACTGGCCGCTGTCGCAGGACGCGTGGAGCCTGAAACCCGAAATCGCCGCGCTCACACCATCCGACGAGCCCGCCGATTTGGTGAACGCCGCCGCCGCGGCCAACGTGCTTCGCTACCAACTGATCCTGGCCGGCCAACAGTATCCCGGCTCGCAGAACCTGGTGTACTACTTCGGCTCCGGCGCTCCCGGATCAAGCGCCCCGCAAAACGAATTCAACCCGGTCCCCGGATCGGTGGCCGGCGGAGCGGTGTTCGGCCGCGGCACCACGCTGGACGAACCGGCGTTGCGCCGCATCGCCGAGGCGCTCGACGTGCCCTACCTCGGTCCCGACGACGACGTACCCGTCACCCGGGCCGCTCCGGGCGGCGCTGCGGCACAACCTGACCGGGTCGCCGACCAGAGAACCGAACTGTACTGGATGTTCACCATCGTCGCCGCGGTGCTGCTGCTCTTCGAAAGCTACCTGAGCATCCGCGAATTCCGCCGCACCCGAACGACGCGCCGGGAGGTGAGCTCATGACGCTGCCTTCGCGGATTCGGCTGCGGCGGCGGCTGCTGGTGTTCTCCGCGCCGGTGGTCGTCGTCGCGGTGCTCGCCGTCGTGAAGATGCTGTCGGTGGTGCTCGCAGGCAACGCCGCCGAATCCCACTTCGAGGAACGGAATCTGAGCGCGCTGCGCAACGACGTCTCCACGCTGAGCGTCCTCAACGTGATCGAACCGGCCAGGGCGCCGTTCGCGGCGGGCGCGTTGGCGGTGCTGGAGAACCGGCTCGAAGACGCCGACGCCCGGTTCTCCGAAGCGCTTTCGCGCACCGACGCCGCGGGGTCGTGCCCGGTGCGGGTCAACCTGGCGCTGGTCCGCGAACGCCAGGGCGACATCGAGGCGTGGGAGGGCCGATCGGATGCGGCGCGGGAACGCTACGGCAGCGCGTCGACGGTCGTCGCGCAGGCGCCTGACGGCTGTTTCGAGGGCAATTCCGATCCCGATCTCGAGCGGCGCGCCGTGCGCGCCGACACCGTATCCCGGCTGGCTGCCAAGGCGGCCGGGTTGACGGCACCACCGCCGCCGGCACCGCGGGCGTCCACGCCGCCGCCTCCGCCGCCCGCGCCCGTGGCGGTGCCCGGCGCACCGCAGACCGACGCCGATCGGCCACCGCTGCTGCTGCATCCCGAGATGGGCGATCCCATCGACCGGTTACGCCAGGTGCTGCAGGATGCGGCCACGTGACGTCAGGCCACCGACGTGCCGGTCCAGTATTCGGCGAACCGGCCGTCGACCACCCGCAGAATGTCGTTTCCGGTGAACCGCTTCGGGCCGTCCTTGGCCGCGCCGGTGCCGATCCAGCGGGCGGCCAGCAGGTCACCCTCGAGGAACGGCTCGACCTCGATGACGAACTTGAGCTCGGCGAACATCTTGTGGGTCTCGTCGACCACGTCTTCGAGCCCCGCGGGTCCGCGCACGACGCGGTCCGGCCAGTGTCCGACGAAATCGTCGGTCACCACCTCGGCTGCGACGGGCTGACCAGCCCAGACCTCATATATCCATCGTTCGTATAAATCCTTGGCAGACCTCATGCATAGACGACTACCCGGACACCACGGCGAGTAACCGGGCCGGTCAGGAGGTCGGGGGGTCTTCGCCGCGCAGCCTGGCCTGCAGCTGTTCGCGGTCCTTGCGCCGGCGTTCGTCGAACACCGCGATGCTTGCGGTGGCGCGGCGCCGCAGCGGGGCGAACAGCCAGATGCCCAGCGGCAACGCGATGACGACGGCGAACAACAGCGCGACCACAAGCGGAAATTCGTGCAGCCCGAGCAACTGGGCGGCGCCGAAGATCGCCGCGGTCACCGCCGCGACCAACAGCAGCCGCGCCCCGGCGTAGACCGCCACGTCGATTGCCAGCCGAGCTGCTGGACGTCCGTCAGACACGGCCCGAGCCTACCGATGACGAGTATCATCGCTACAAGGAGGTTTTTTTCGCCGTGGCGTACTTGCTGTTGCTTTCCGTTTTGGCCGGGCTGACATACGTGGGCTGGCGGCTGACGCGGGTGTCCGCCGGTCGTCCGCGGACCCGTGTGATCGGACCCGACGACGACCCCGACTTCCTGCGCCGTCTCGGCACCGAGGACAACCCCAGGCCCTGACCCCGCTATCCGGCGCTGCGTTTTGCGCCGGGAAACCCATCGGCGACCACGGCCGCCAGTTCGAGCAGCGCTTCGCGGGTTTGGGGCTTCAGCCGCTCCAGGCTGATCTCCGCCCCCTCCTCCAGATGCGGATCGAACGGCACCTCGAGCACCGCGCGGCACCGCCGGTTGAAGTGGTCGACGACCTTGCGCATGTCGACCTTGCCCGATCGCGGCCGCACCGCGTTGATGACGGCGATCGAGTTGCGCACCATGTCCTGGTGGCCGTGCGCGTCCAGCCAGTCCAGCGTCGCCGATGCGCTGCGCGCGCCGTCCACCGAGCCCGAGCTGATCACCACCAACGCATCGGCCTTCGCCAGCACCGCGGCCATCGCCGAGTGCATCAAGCCGGTGCCGCAGTCGGTGAGCACCAGGCTGTAGAACCGCTCCAGCACATCCAGCGTGCGGGTGTAGTCGGCGGAGCTGAACGCCTCCGACACCGCCGGGTCGCTTTCGGAGGCCAGCACCTCCAGCCGGCTCGGGCCCTGTGAGGTGTAGGCGCGCACGTCGCTGTAGGCCACGATGCCCTCGGCGTCGCGCAGCAGATGGCGCACCGTGGCCGGGGTTTCCAGCGGCACCTTCTGGCTCAGCGTGCCGCGATCCGGGTTGGCGTCGACGGCGACGACGCGGTCACCGCGGATGGAGGCCAGCGTCGCACCCAGCGTCGCGGTGATCGTCGTCTTGCCGACCCCGCCCTTGAGCGACAGCACCGCGATCCGGTAGCAGCCCCGCAGCGGTCGTTGCACCTGCGCGACGAGCATCTGGCGGCGGGTGGCCTTGGCGCCTTCGCCCACGTTGATCAGCTTGAACGACGCCAGGTACAGCCACTTGCGCCAGCCTTCGGAGGGGGCGCGTTTACGCTGGCCCAGCAGCGCGACGGTGGACAGATCCAGATACGGCGGTGGGTCCTGGTGTTGTTGCTGCTCGGGTGGCGGGGCCGGTGGCAGCGGCAGCCCTTTGGGCGGCGTCGGGGCCGTCCACTCCGGCGGCGGCGCGGCGGCCGGATCGATGAACCGGTCCTGTGCACGGAATCCGGTTGGAACGAAGGTGCTTTCGGCCGCGCGGTGTGCCGGACGTTCGGACACGCCTAACCCACACCCGCGTACGAATGCAGTCCCACCGTCACGAGGTTGATGAAGAACAGGTTGAACACCATCGCGATGAAGCCGGCGACGTTGATCCACGCGGCCTTACGGTCCCGCCACCCCGCCGTCGAGCGGGCGTGCAGGTAGGCCGCGTAGATGACCCAGGCGATGAACGACACCGTCTCCTTGGGGTCCCAGCCCCAGTAGCGGCCCCACGCCTCCTCGGCCCAGATCG
This region includes:
- a CDS encoding helix-turn-helix domain-containing protein, with the translated sequence MIDIDALTSTDPAVGLKAVHALQRFQQRMEAIHVANAREQGWSWQAIAGALGVSRQAVHQKHNRRK
- a CDS encoding MinD/ParA family ATP-binding protein, with the protein product MSERPAHRAAESTFVPTGFRAQDRFIDPAAAPPPEWTAPTPPKGLPLPPAPPPEQQQHQDPPPYLDLSTVALLGQRKRAPSEGWRKWLYLASFKLINVGEGAKATRRQMLVAQVQRPLRGCYRIAVLSLKGGVGKTTITATLGATLASIRGDRVVAVDANPDRGTLSQKVPLETPATVRHLLRDAEGIVAYSDVRAYTSQGPSRLEVLASESDPAVSEAFSSADYTRTLDVLERFYSLVLTDCGTGLMHSAMAAVLAKADALVVISSGSVDGARSASATLDWLDAHGHQDMVRNSIAVINAVRPRSGKVDMRKVVDHFNRRCRAVLEVPFDPHLEEGAEISLERLKPQTREALLELAAVVADGFPGAKRSAG
- a CDS encoding AAA family ATPase; the encoded protein is MTAARTGLDRRDIADAHRIATAVSEAFSAKVVGQENLRESLLIGLLTGGHVLIESVPGLAKTTAARVIAESIHGGFQRIQCTPDLLPSDIIGTQVYEAATNSFVTQLGPVHTNIVLLDEINRSSAKTQSAMLEAMEERQTTIAGTVYPIPEPFLVIATQNPVDQEGTYPLSEAQTDRFMIKEILGYPSAEQEVEVMFRMDAGLYDREHRARPVVTLDDVRRAQHVVRNVHMDQALMLYAGRLVGATRNPEQFLPAQLARLVEYGASPRATIALCQTARALAVLSGRAHVVPDDIAKLAHRVLRHRLILGFEAASKGITSERIIEAVLQAIRVP
- a CDS encoding DUF58 domain-containing protein, coding for MGQHLNRAKAHFGTDTRGMLEGGRYALLHTRSLEFDELRPYVPGDDVRDIDWKASARSGQVLIKRFVSEKHHKILLVADAGRNMSALTPSGETKRDVAAYILGAFGLITLGRADQIGMVYGDTRGCVNIRQRRGETHIENMLHRFYAHTLAQPAVSDIVCQLDYVATHYRHSMLVIVVSDEPDADGRLADAVDRLRARHNVMWAMVSDMSAVDDDRGGYDVGSGRFVLSSAMLGPRVLAAYRRAEQARAHQLNEFLTSRAIPYATIGAGSEIRPRLVELTEVFARAG
- a CDS encoding DUF4229 domain-containing protein; protein product: MSDGRPAARLAIDVAVYAGARLLLVAAVTAAIFGAAQLLGLHEFPLVVALLFAVVIALPLGIWLFAPLRRRATASIAVFDERRRKDREQLQARLRGEDPPTS
- a CDS encoding ester cyclase translates to MRSAKDLYERWIYEVWAGQPVAAEVVTDDFVGHWPDRVVRGPAGLEDVVDETHKMFAELKFVIEVEPFLEGDLLAARWIGTGAAKDGPKRFTGNDILRVVDGRFAEYWTGTSVA
- a CDS encoding Clp protease N-terminal domain-containing protein; protein product: MFERFSRSARVSVTLAQEEARERESEAIGPQHLLVGVLQSAGRDLAGLLSGYGLTAQVVRERLDAHSPSGDPLFDDDAEALKSIGIDLNAVRDRVNRAFGKDAWDNAFGKSGRRSRRFGHVPLTKPAKKVLELALRETLAHKDSTIGCEHLMLGILRGGDEFTIGLIAEHVGVDELRSAIAGLLDQAA